The Thermotoga maritima MSB8 region AACCCGTCGTGGAAGAAGCGGTGAGATTTCTCCAGAAAGGAGAAGTGAAATACACAGATCCTCGTGGTATCTACGAACTCAGAGAGGGTATAGCGAAAAGGATAGGCGAGAGATACAAAAAAGATATCTCACCGGATCAGGTCGTGGTGACGAATGGAGCGAAACAGGCTCTGTTCAATGCTTTCATGGCCCTTCTCGATCCCGGTGACGAAGTGATCGTGTTTTCTCCCGTCTGGGTCAGCTACATTCCTCAGATCATCCTTGCTGGTGGCACGGTGAACGTGGTTGAGACGTTCATGAGTAAAAATTTCCAGCCCAGTCTGGAAGAGGTGGAAGGGCTTCTTGTTGGGAAAACGAAAGCCGTTCTTATCAACTCGCCGAACAATCCCACTGGTGTGGTGTACAGAAGAGAGTTCCTTGAAGGACTTGTGAGACTTGCCAAGAAGAGGAATTTCTACATAATCAGCGACGAAGTCTACGATTCCCTTGTTTACACGGATGAATTCACATCGATACTCGATGTTTCTGAAGGATTCGACCGGATAGTTTACATAAACGGCTTCTCGAAGTCTCACTCCATGACCGGCTGGAGGGTGGGTTACCTGATATCGAGCGAAAAAGTAGCGACCGCTGTGTCGAAGATCCAGTCTCACACCACCTCCTGTATCAACACGGTAGCACAGTACGCCGCCTTGAAGGCTCTGGAAGTGGACAACTCTTACATGGTTCAGACCTTTAAAGAAAGAAAAAATTTCGTGGTGGAAAGATTGAAAAAGATGGGTGTTAAGTTCGTGGAACCAGAAGGTGCGTTCTACCTCTTTTTCAAAGTCCGGGGTGACGATGTGAAATTCTGTGAAAGGCTCCTCGAAGAAAAGAAGGTTGCACTCGTTCCAGGATCCGCTTTTCTGAAGCCTGGATTTGTGAGGCTTTCTTTTGCCACATCTATAGAAAGACTTACGGAGGCGCTGGATAGAATTGAAGACTTCCTCAATTCTCGTTGATTTCCTGAAGAGAAACTGGCACAAATACCTTCTCGGTGTTCTTTCACTCATCGCGGTGGACCTCCTTCAAGTCTACATTCCACGTGTCATCGGAAAGATCGTTGACATGCTGAACACAGAAACGATGAACTTCGATACACTCAAAATAATGTTGTTTTGGGTGATGGCCGCCGCGAGCGGGATGTTTATTGGAAGGTTCTTCTGGAGATTCTTCCTTGGTGGCACTGCAAGAAAGTTTTTCCTCGAGACATCGAACAAGATGTTCTCAAAGCTGCTCAGTCTCACTCCCGGTTTCTTCGATCGAATGAAAAGCGGTGAACTCATGGCAAGGTTCACCAACGATCTGAGCCTTCTGAGAAGAGTGCTCGGCCAGGGTGCGATACTCTTCTTCGATTCTTTCATCATGATCGTGATGGTCTTTTTCTTCATGATAGGTAACGTGGGTTGGAAGCTCTCCTGGATCAGCTTTGCGCCGCTTTTGCTTCTTGCCCCTGTTTCGATGAGCTTTGGACGACTCATACACAGAAAAGTATCGGAAGTTCAGAGATCCTTCTCGGAACTTTCCGGGTTCACCGAAGAAACGATTTCGAGTGTGCGCATTGTGAAGAGCTTCTCGGTGGAAGACGTCTCATTCAAGATATTTGAAAACAGGGCACTCAAAAACTACGAAGACACTCTCAGTGCAATCAAAGTCTCCAGCGTTTTCAGGCCCCTCATCAATCTTATCGCTTCGACCGCTTTTTTCCTCGCCCTTCTCTACGGTGGAAGAGCCGTTATAAACGGGAAGATCTCTCTCGGTGATTTCATAGCCTTCAATTCCTACCTTGGAATGCTCGTCTGGCCGATGATGGCCTACGGTTTCATGGTGGATCTGTTCCAGAGGGGAAGAGCGGCTATGAGACGTCTGGACACGATCTTCACCGCTCAACCCGAAGTTAAAGAACCCGAGAAGCCGATCAGGATAGATCACTTTGAAAGTTTTGAAGTGAGAAACCTGACCTACAGATACCCCGGAACAGAACGTGAAGTTCTGAAAAACGTCACCATGAAGATAAACAGGGGAGAAATGATAGGCATCGCCGGCAGTGTTGGAAGTGGAAAGTCCACGATAGCAAAGCTTCTCGTGAAGCTCTATCCGGTGGAAAGGGGAAAGATATTCATAAACGGTGTGGACATAAACGACGTTTCTTCGGAGAATATCAGATCCATCGTCACTCTGGTTCCGCAGGAAACGTTTCTGTTCTCAGACACGGTGAGAAACAACATAACGGTCGGTTTGGAAAACGTCGATGAGAAAAAGATCGAAGAAGTGACAAAACTTGCGGCCGTCTACGACGATATCATGAGCTTTCCAGAAAAATTCGACACGATCGTTGGGGAAAGAGGTGTGACGCTTTCGGGCGGTCAGAAACAGAGAATCACCATAGCCCGCGCTCTCATAAGAGATTTCGAAGTTTACATATTCGACGACTGTCTCTCGGCCGTTGACCCTGAAACCGAAGAGAGGATCATAGATTCGATCAGAAAAGGAATGAAAGGAAAAACGATCGTCGTCATAACACATCGATTGAAGGTGTTGAAAAACGCCGACAGGATATATGTCTTGCACGAGGGAAGAGTGATAGAAGAGGGCACTCACGAGGAATTGATGATCAGGGATGGCATGTACAGTAGAATGTACAGAAAACAGCTCATCGAGGAGGGATAGGTAAATGAGCGGAAGAAAGATAGGGGTTGTCACCGGTATATTCCAGTCCAGTCCGTACGAATTCTTCGTTCGAATGACCGCCGAAAAGCCAGGAGAAGCGTACAAGGTATTCGCTCAGATAGAGGATGTTGTGAAGGTTGAGTACCTCACGGGGTACGGCACCGTCGTCACGTACGGAATGATCGTTGATATACAGAACAGATGGGATGGAGATCTGAGAAACGGCTACGAAGAGGAAGTTGCACTCGAGAAGTTGAAACCTGCCTATCCGATATACATCGCGAAGGTGAAGGTGACAAGATCGTTTCTGAAAGAAGGAAACAAGCTCCTCGAAGACGCTCCGGAGATCCCTCCAAACATAGGCTCCCCCGTCTTTCTCGTCGGAGATGAGGAGATAGACATCGCCCTTGGATTCGATGAGTTGAAGAGAAAGAACGTTGCACTGCCGGTTGGTCTGCTGAAGAACGGAAGGCCGGCTTATCTCGATTTGAGATACATCCTGGGAGACAACGGAGCCCACATAAACGTCTCCGGACAGTCCGGTGTTGCGGCGAAAACGTCTTACACCACGTTCCTCGTCAAGTCGATGATAGAAACGTCCAGCAAAAACGATGGAGATCTGATGAGAGAGCTGAGAGAGGCGAGATACATCATCTTCAACGTGAAGGGAGAGAGTCTGCTGTTTCTCGATCGCATTTCGAAGGAGTGGTATTCAGAAAGGGAGAAATGGGATGAAATGTACAGGGTTCTCGGCATTGAACCAAAACCTTTTGAAAATGTCGCATTCTACGCTCCCAGCAGGGAGAAGGGAGCTTACATACCGGATGTCAACAAGAGATTGATCGGTGTGAACGTTTACGGCTGGGACGTGTTCGACATCGTCGAAATGAACCTTCTGGAACTCATGTTCGATCCAGATGAGATGACGAGAAACCAGAACTTTCAGCTCGCGGTCTGGTCCCTCCAGGAGCACCTTTCCCAGAGAATGGAAGAGATGTACCAGGAATTTCTGAAAGAGGGATACATCGTTGACAGAAAAAAACTGCCGTCAGAAGCACTGCGCGAAGTGGTGATGAAGAAAGGTGAAGTCGTGGATCTTCCACTTGATCTCGATAGTTTGATAAAAGATCTTGGAGAAGGTGGAAGGACAAGAGAGTATCTCCTGGGAGAACACGTCCAGAAGCAGACGATCGGGATGCTGATCAGGAGATTGAAAGCCGCTCAAAAGATGGACTTCGACAGACTCTGGGTGAAACCGCCTCTGAAAGTGGAACCGTGGCAGACCAACTATCGGATCGACTGGAACGTGCCGGGAAGGGTCACAGTCATCGACATTTCGAAGTTGAGAGAACGCGCACAGGCGTTCGTTGTAGGTGCGATTCTTTCCGAGGTAATGAGAGAAAAAGAAAGAAACAGCGGTTTCACCCAGCCCGTTTTCATTTTCCTGGACGAGCTGAACAAGTACGCACCAAGACACGGCGGAGGAGCCCTTGCGAACATCTTCAGAGATGTGGCGGAAAGAGGAAGATCTTTCAGAGTGATCCTCATTGGAGCCGAACAGACCGCTTCCGAAGTGGATTACAGGGTAATCACGCAAGCCGCTACGGTGGTTGTGGGCAGGCAGAAAGGAGCCGAACTCATAAAACCCGAATACTCGCATCTCACAGAGCACTACAAGAGAAAAGCAGCACTCTTGAGACAGGGAGAAGTGATCATAGATCAGCCGTTCTTGAACCTTCCTCTCACGGTGAAGTTTCCACTCCCAGCCTGGTGCACGAGAGAAGGCGGGTGGCACAACCCGGAGGGGAAAACGTGGGAAGAAGAGGAGTTCATCATTTGAAGTGAACGATGAACTCTGATCCAACGAGCCACTGAGAGTTCACTTCCAGCCTGTAACCTATCGTGTCGCACAGGTGTTTCACTATGGAAAGTCCCAGGCCAGAACCGGGCGCCATCTTGAGTGCTTCTGAACCTCTGTAGAAGCGCTCGAATATCCTGCTCTTCTCCTCTTCTTTGATACCGATTCCCTGATCTTTCACACTCAGTCTTTCACCGGTGATAGAAATCTCCACCACAGAATCGGGATAAGAGTACTTCACGGCGTTTGAAACGAGGTTCTTCAAGATCGTGTGGAACACGAACCTGTCAGTTTCGATTGTTTCAACATCCACAAAAACGTTTACCTTGATCTTCTTTGACTCGATCTTTTCTCGAAGCTCTTCCAAGACCATGTGAACGACTTCTTCGACAGGAATGTGCTCCATCTTGAGTTCGTAAAGTCTCAGCTGTATCATGGTGAGCACCTTGAGCTGTCTGATGATCGTTTCCATTCTGTCCAAGGAGCGCTCAACTTTTCCGAGTATTTCGAGTTTTTCTGGATCGTTTTCTATGTCCTTCAGAAGAAAAACGTTTGCCTTTGACGCAGAAAGAGGTGTGAACAGCTCGTGGGAGACGGCCGTTACAAAATCGAGTTTTGCCTCGCTGAGAGTTCTCTCCTCGGTGAGATCGTTCACAAAGAGAAGACTCTTCTTCGGAAGGTAGCGGAGGGAGACGAACCTTTTCGAGTGGAGTTCAAAAAAATAGGCGTTTGTTTCAAGGGAGAAATTCTTTCTTTCTTGAACATCTCTGATGAATCTATCCATTTCCTTGCACGTGAAGATCGACATCAGATTCTTTCCCTTTTTGAAGCCGAGTTTCTCACCCGGTTTGTTCGCACCTTCCACTTCCAGGCCCTTCAGTATCACGATCGCTTCTCTGATATGATCGAGATCTTCAAGCTCTATCACCCTCATCACCCCGTGTTGAAAACTTGTATCCCAATCCCCTCACCGTTTTTATCCATCCCTTTCCTATCTTCGATCGAATGGCGCTGATGTGGACATCCACTACCCTGTCAGAGACGTAATCGTCTCCCCACACCCTGTTCAGGATCTCCTCTCTTGAAAAGACCTTGTTCGGGGTCGTGGCGAGGAGTTTCAAAAGCTCGAACTCTTTGGCTGTCATCTCAACGTTTTTTCCATCGTATCTGACTATGTAATCCTCTGGAAAGATCTCGAGTCTTCCAAATCTCAGTACCTTCTGTTCTTTCCCCATCCTTCTCAGAACCGCTTTCACACGTGCGAGAACTTCCCTTGGATTGAAAGGTTTTGTCACGTAATCATCCGCTCCGAGCTCTATTCCAAAGATGCGGTCCATGTCCCTGTCCCTTGCCGAGATGATGATGATGGCCATTTCCGGGTGAGAAACTTTCATCTCGGGAATTTCGTCCATCGCCACACCGTCGGGAAACATGAGATCGAGGAGAAGCACGTTGTACGTTCCTTCAGAGAGTTTTTTCTTGAGATCGAAAAGGGACTCTGCTTCGTCGCACTCGTATCCTTCGGTTTCCAGGTATCTCTTCAACACGCTCCTTATGTCTTCGTCGTCTTCAGCTATCAGCACCTTCACTCCCACTCTCAACACCCCTCAGGAATTCCTTCATGTTTTTTCCCGTTTCTATGTATATGACCTCCTCACAGAGGTTGTTGGCGTGATCTCCCACCCTCTCAAGGTCTCTTGCGATGAGTATGTAAACCAGCGCCAGCTCGGCCGAGATGTTTCCCTCCCTTATTCTTTCCACCACGATTCTTCTGATCTTCTTTTCCATCTCGTCTATCACGTCGTCGAACTTCCAGAGCCTGAAAGCCAGATCCACATCTTCTTCAACGAAGGCCTTGAAAGCGTCCTGAACCACCTTCAGGGTGCTTCCGAACATGTCTTTGAGTTCCTTGAGCATTTCGAATTTGATCTTCTCTTCAGAGAGAAAGAGACACTTCTCAGCTATGTTGCAGGAGAGATCTCCTATCCTCTCCAGATCGTTTGAAAATTTCAAGATGGTGATGATGTACCTGAGCTGTTTCAGGATGGGGTTGTACCTCGCTATGATCTGGTAAGCTTTTTCTTCTATCTCCCTGTTCAGTTCGTCTATCATATCGTCCGACTCGAGGACCTTCCTGGCGAGCGTCTCATTCATCGTCTCGAGGCTCTCTATCGCGTCGTTCAAAGATTCAGAGACCAGAAAGAGCATCTTCGAGACATCAGACTTGAGAAGTGTGAGTTCCCTTTCGAAGTGAACGTGATCGACCATACTTTCCGCCTCCATCATCCGATTTTTCCTGTCAGGTACTCCTCGGTGAGCCTGTTCTTCGGTCTCTCCACGATCTCCCTCGTTGGTCCGTATTCGATGAGTTCTCCTCTGTACATGAACGCTATGTAGTCCGCTATTCTTATCGCCTGGCCGATGTTGTGTGTGACGATCACGATGGTGTAATTCTCAGAGAGTTCTTCCAGAAGCTTTTCTATCCTCTGAGTCGCTATGGGATCGAGGGCCGATGTCGGCTCATCGAGAAGAATCACCTCGGGTTCAACGGCGAGTGCTCTCGCTATGCAGAGCCTCTGCTGCTGACCGCCGGAGAGTCTCGTACCAGATTTGTTCAGTTCTGACTTCACCTCGTCCCATAGGGCTGCCTTTTTCAATGATTCCTCTACTATCCGGTCGAGAATGTGTTTGCTCTTCACCCCGTGTATCCTGGGGCCGAACGCGACGTTGTCGTAGATCGACATGGGAAAAGGTGTCGGTTTCTGGAAGACCATACCGACTCTCTTTCTGTACTCCGTCACGTCGAGCTGTGGATCGTAGATGTCCTGTCCCTTGAAGTATATCTTCCCTTCAACCCTGAATCCAGGCAGATGATCGTTCATCCTGTTGATGCTCCTCAGGAGAGTTGTTTTACCGCATCCGGAGGGACCTATTATGGCGGTTATCTGGTTTTTGAAGATCTTCATCGTCACGTTCTTGACGGCTATCTTCTCGCCGTAGTAAGCGCTGAAGTTTTCGATCTCAATGATGGGCTCCATTCTTTCTCCTCCTCAAAAAGAAAGCTGTTCCATATATCAAGGCAACCACTATCATCAGAAAAGCGGCCGTTCCCTTCGCCATCCACTGGGCCGACTCGCCGTACGCCGCTGTGATGTAGTATATGTGTGTTGGCAGGGTCATAACAGGAGAGAGAAGACTCTTCGGAAGCTGTGTTGAATAGAACACGGCTCCTGTGAGCAGAACAGGAGCGGTCTCTCCCAGAGCTCTTCCACCACCGACGAGAACCGCTGTTATGATTCCTTTCCTCGCAGCGGGGAGAAGAACTTTGAAGATCACCTCTTCTTTCGTCGCACCGAGTGCCAGCGCCGCTTCTCTTATCTCAACAGGTATGGCCTTCAGGGTTTCTCTCGTGGAAGAAGCGATAACGGGAAGTGTCATGAGAGAAAGAGTCAACGCGGCAGCGAGCATGGAAGTTCCAAACTGAAGGGCCACGCAGAAAAAGGCAAGTCCGAAGAGTCCGTAGACGACCGAAGGAATACCGCTCAGGGCGGTCAGAGAGATATCTATCCACTTCGCGATCACGTTGTTTCCGTACTCAGAGAGAAACACTCCGGTGAAGATCCCAAGAGGAATCGATATGAGAAACGTGAGCACCATGAGGTAGAAACTGCCAAGGATGGCGGGAAAGATCCCTCCCTCCGTCATACCGTTCTTCGGGTAATCCAGGAAAAAAGAAGGTGAAAAGTACTTCACCCCTCCAGCGAGAACCAGTACGAACATGATCACAACAACTGCGAAGGCAACGTAACTCACTGCTCTGAAAACGTACGAAGCGATCAGGTCTTTTCTCATCTTGTCTGCCTCCCCGATATGTACCTGGAGAGT contains the following coding sequences:
- the aspC gene encoding aspartate aminotransferase, encoding MVSRRISEIPISKTMELDAKAKALIKKGEDVINLTAGEPDFPTPEPVVEEAVRFLQKGEVKYTDPRGIYELREGIAKRIGERYKKDISPDQVVVTNGAKQALFNAFMALLDPGDEVIVFSPVWVSYIPQIILAGGTVNVVETFMSKNFQPSLEEVEGLLVGKTKAVLINSPNNPTGVVYRREFLEGLVRLAKKRNFYIISDEVYDSLVYTDEFTSILDVSEGFDRIVYINGFSKSHSMTGWRVGYLISSEKVATAVSKIQSHTTSCINTVAQYAALKALEVDNSYMVQTFKERKNFVVERLKKMGVKFVEPEGAFYLFFKVRGDDVKFCERLLEEKKVALVPGSAFLKPGFVRLSFATSIERLTEALDRIEDFLNSR
- a CDS encoding ABC transporter ATP-binding protein; amino-acid sequence: MKTSSILVDFLKRNWHKYLLGVLSLIAVDLLQVYIPRVIGKIVDMLNTETMNFDTLKIMLFWVMAAASGMFIGRFFWRFFLGGTARKFFLETSNKMFSKLLSLTPGFFDRMKSGELMARFTNDLSLLRRVLGQGAILFFDSFIMIVMVFFFMIGNVGWKLSWISFAPLLLLAPVSMSFGRLIHRKVSEVQRSFSELSGFTEETISSVRIVKSFSVEDVSFKIFENRALKNYEDTLSAIKVSSVFRPLINLIASTAFFLALLYGGRAVINGKISLGDFIAFNSYLGMLVWPMMAYGFMVDLFQRGRAAMRRLDTIFTAQPEVKEPEKPIRIDHFESFEVRNLTYRYPGTEREVLKNVTMKINRGEMIGIAGSVGSGKSTIAKLLVKLYPVERGKIFINGVDINDVSSENIRSIVTLVPQETFLFSDTVRNNITVGLENVDEKKIEEVTKLAAVYDDIMSFPEKFDTIVGERGVTLSGGQKQRITIARALIRDFEVYIFDDCLSAVDPETEERIIDSIRKGMKGKTIVVITHRLKVLKNADRIYVLHEGRVIEEGTHEELMIRDGMYSRMYRKQLIEEG
- a CDS encoding HAS-barrel domain-containing protein, translated to MSGRKIGVVTGIFQSSPYEFFVRMTAEKPGEAYKVFAQIEDVVKVEYLTGYGTVVTYGMIVDIQNRWDGDLRNGYEEEVALEKLKPAYPIYIAKVKVTRSFLKEGNKLLEDAPEIPPNIGSPVFLVGDEEIDIALGFDELKRKNVALPVGLLKNGRPAYLDLRYILGDNGAHINVSGQSGVAAKTSYTTFLVKSMIETSSKNDGDLMRELREARYIIFNVKGESLLFLDRISKEWYSEREKWDEMYRVLGIEPKPFENVAFYAPSREKGAYIPDVNKRLIGVNVYGWDVFDIVEMNLLELMFDPDEMTRNQNFQLAVWSLQEHLSQRMEEMYQEFLKEGYIVDRKKLPSEALREVVMKKGEVVDLPLDLDSLIKDLGEGGRTREYLLGEHVQKQTIGMLIRRLKAAQKMDFDRLWVKPPLKVEPWQTNYRIDWNVPGRVTVIDISKLRERAQAFVVGAILSEVMREKERNSGFTQPVFIFLDELNKYAPRHGGGALANIFRDVAERGRSFRVILIGAEQTASEVDYRVITQAATVVVGRQKGAELIKPEYSHLTEHYKRKAALLRQGEVIIDQPFLNLPLTVKFPLPAWCTREGGWHNPEGKTWEEEEFII
- a CDS encoding sensor histidine kinase, whose amino-acid sequence is MRVIELEDLDHIREAIVILKGLEVEGANKPGEKLGFKKGKNLMSIFTCKEMDRFIRDVQERKNFSLETNAYFFELHSKRFVSLRYLPKKSLLFVNDLTEERTLSEAKLDFVTAVSHELFTPLSASKANVFLLKDIENDPEKLEILGKVERSLDRMETIIRQLKVLTMIQLRLYELKMEHIPVEEVVHMVLEELREKIESKKIKVNVFVDVETIETDRFVFHTILKNLVSNAVKYSYPDSVVEISITGERLSVKDQGIGIKEEEKSRIFERFYRGSEALKMAPGSGLGLSIVKHLCDTIGYRLEVNSQWLVGSEFIVHFK
- a CDS encoding response regulator transcription factor — encoded protein: MGVKVLIAEDDEDIRSVLKRYLETEGYECDEAESLFDLKKKLSEGTYNVLLLDLMFPDGVAMDEIPEMKVSHPEMAIIIISARDRDMDRIFGIELGADDYVTKPFNPREVLARVKAVLRRMGKEQKVLRFGRLEIFPEDYIVRYDGKNVEMTAKEFELLKLLATTPNKVFSREEILNRVWGDDYVSDRVVDVHISAIRSKIGKGWIKTVRGLGYKFSTRGDEGDRA
- the phoU gene encoding phosphate signaling complex protein PhoU translates to MVDHVHFERELTLLKSDVSKMLFLVSESLNDAIESLETMNETLARKVLESDDMIDELNREIEEKAYQIIARYNPILKQLRYIITILKFSNDLERIGDLSCNIAEKCLFLSEEKIKFEMLKELKDMFGSTLKVVQDAFKAFVEEDVDLAFRLWKFDDVIDEMEKKIRRIVVERIREGNISAELALVYILIARDLERVGDHANNLCEEVIYIETGKNMKEFLRGVESGSEGADS
- the pstB gene encoding phosphate ABC transporter ATP-binding protein PstB is translated as MEPIIEIENFSAYYGEKIAVKNVTMKIFKNQITAIIGPSGCGKTTLLRSINRMNDHLPGFRVEGKIYFKGQDIYDPQLDVTEYRKRVGMVFQKPTPFPMSIYDNVAFGPRIHGVKSKHILDRIVEESLKKAALWDEVKSELNKSGTRLSGGQQQRLCIARALAVEPEVILLDEPTSALDPIATQRIEKLLEELSENYTIVIVTHNIGQAIRIADYIAFMYRGELIEYGPTREIVERPKNRLTEEYLTGKIG
- the pstA gene encoding phosphate ABC transporter permease PstA codes for the protein MRKDLIASYVFRAVSYVAFAVVVIMFVLVLAGGVKYFSPSFFLDYPKNGMTEGGIFPAILGSFYLMVLTFLISIPLGIFTGVFLSEYGNNVIAKWIDISLTALSGIPSVVYGLFGLAFFCVALQFGTSMLAAALTLSLMTLPVIASSTRETLKAIPVEIREAALALGATKEEVIFKVLLPAARKGIITAVLVGGGRALGETAPVLLTGAVFYSTQLPKSLLSPVMTLPTHIYYITAAYGESAQWMAKGTAAFLMIVVALIYGTAFFLRRRKNGAHH